From a region of the Methanolinea sp. genome:
- a CDS encoding TATA-box-binding protein codes for MKTKPEDSLKIENIVASAKVTDYLDLPALASQIKDAEYNKKRFPGVVIRMQNPKIAALVFGSGKVVLTGAKSIESLSEGLEILGNLLRGLDIDIPKKLSYKIQNIVTSADLGSGINLNKIAVGFNLDRIEYEPEQFPGLVYRLENPKVVVLLFGSGKLIITGGKEPDDARKAVQKILNDLKNLGLL; via the coding sequence ATGAAGACCAAGCCAGAGGACTCTCTCAAAATTGAAAATATCGTTGCCTCGGCGAAGGTGACGGATTACCTGGATCTCCCGGCGCTTGCTTCCCAGATTAAAGATGCAGAGTACAATAAGAAGAGGTTCCCGGGTGTCGTCATCAGGATGCAGAACCCAAAGATCGCGGCGCTCGTCTTCGGTTCCGGTAAAGTGGTGCTGACCGGTGCAAAGAGCATCGAGAGCCTCTCCGAGGGGCTCGAGATACTCGGAAACCTGCTCCGAGGACTGGACATCGATATACCCAAAAAACTCAGCTACAAGATCCAGAATATCGTCACCTCCGCGGACCTCGGTTCCGGGATCAATCTCAACAAGATCGCCGTCGGGTTCAACCTGGACCGGATCGAGTACGAGCCGGAACAGTTCCCGGGACTCGTGTACCGCCTGGAAAACCCGAAGGTCGTGGTGCTCCTCTTCGGGTCCGGCAAACTGATCATCACCGGCGGAAAAGAACCGGACGATGCCAGGAAGGCGGTCCAGAAGATCCTAAACGACCTCAAGAACCTCGGACTGCTCTGA
- a CDS encoding ArsR family transcriptional regulator gives MRTKNVMYFTQEEENLANLLIRTGMKRNVARVLVYLAHNPEATSREIERGTDLRQPEVSLAMSALAGQKWVGNREVKAENKGRPVKIYHLLNPFAEIVDAIEREKREEANIQISLIQEIRSYIQ, from the coding sequence ATGAGAACAAAGAATGTGATGTATTTTACCCAGGAGGAAGAAAACCTGGCAAACCTCCTCATCAGGACCGGTATGAAGAGGAACGTGGCAAGGGTCCTGGTCTATCTTGCCCACAATCCCGAAGCCACTTCCCGTGAGATCGAACGTGGCACCGATCTTCGCCAGCCCGAAGTGAGCCTGGCGATGTCTGCCCTGGCAGGGCAGAAATGGGTTGGCAACCGCGAGGTCAAGGCAGAGAACAAGGGGCGACCGGTCAAGATCTATCACCTGCTGAACCCGTTTGCGGAGATCGTCGATGCAATAGAGCGGGAAAAGCGGGAAGAGGCAAATATCCAGATCTCACTCATCCAGGAGATCAGGAGCTATATCCAGTGA
- the rpiA gene encoding ribose-5-phosphate isomerase RpiA: MTRTGGRAGGKDPQADDLKREAGYHAAGMVEDGMVVGLGTGSTVAFTMDRIAERVREGLRVKAVPTSFQTEMRARDCAIPLATLDDYPELDLAIDGADQVDGSLRLIKGRGAALAREKCVAAAAEELVIVVDESKISPVLDVPVPVEVIPFALRPVMLGIQALGGDPVLREGTGKDGPVITDNGNFVLDCSFGIIGDPDRLEGLLSLMPGVLSCGLFCAFADKTTVVVGRSEGCRKLTR, from the coding sequence ATGACCCGGACTGGAGGCAGGGCTGGTGGTAAAGATCCGCAGGCTGATGATCTGAAACGCGAGGCAGGATACCATGCCGCCGGTATGGTCGAGGACGGAATGGTGGTAGGCCTTGGAACCGGTTCTACCGTTGCCTTTACCATGGACCGTATCGCGGAGCGGGTCCGTGAAGGTCTCCGCGTCAAGGCTGTCCCGACCTCGTTCCAGACCGAAATGAGGGCACGGGACTGTGCCATACCCCTGGCAACGCTCGACGATTACCCGGAACTGGACCTTGCAATTGACGGCGCCGACCAGGTGGACGGAAGCCTCCGCCTCATCAAGGGAAGAGGTGCGGCCCTGGCCCGGGAAAAGTGTGTGGCTGCTGCCGCAGAAGAGCTGGTCATCGTGGTCGATGAGTCGAAGATATCCCCTGTCCTCGATGTTCCTGTCCCGGTGGAAGTGATACCGTTTGCGCTCCGGCCGGTTATGCTCGGCATACAGGCCCTCGGAGGAGACCCGGTCCTTCGCGAGGGAACCGGGAAGGACGGCCCGGTCATCACCGACAATGGAAATTTCGTGCTCGACTGCTCATTCGGGATCATCGGGGACCCTGACCGGCTTGAAGGACTCCTCTCCCTGATGCCCGGAGTGCTTTCCTGCGGGCTCTTCTGTGCGTTTGCCGACAAGACCACGGTGGTCGTGGGAAGAAGCGAGGGTTGCCGGAAACTAACCCGGTGA
- the surE gene encoding 5'/3'-nucleotidase SurE produces MKHKILLTNDDGINSAGLWAAYEALSPIAEVTVVAPATQQSAVGRSISIFEPIRAYEVVQNGVRSYAVGGKPTDSVIIGLYALALGPDLVVSGINIGENLSYESIMTSGTVGAALEAANQGTPALAFSLQVEDQGDKFDDPQFHRQSFADAKKVVQEVTRTFLSRKFPPGADVINVNIPSQVRGGYEVTRLSDKLFRTGVERRMDPRGRPYFWINGPLVDDADEGTDVHAVRKGNISITPITLDCTAGTAESELRRLFGSEAGRAGRP; encoded by the coding sequence ATGAAGCATAAGATCCTGCTCACCAACGATGACGGTATCAACTCCGCGGGGCTCTGGGCCGCCTACGAGGCCCTCAGCCCCATTGCTGAAGTGACGGTAGTCGCCCCGGCAACCCAGCAGAGCGCGGTGGGCCGGTCCATATCCATCTTTGAACCGATCCGGGCATATGAGGTCGTCCAGAACGGAGTCCGGTCATACGCGGTTGGGGGAAAGCCTACGGACTCGGTCATTATCGGGCTCTATGCTCTCGCACTCGGGCCTGACCTGGTGGTCAGCGGGATCAACATCGGGGAGAACCTCTCCTACGAGTCCATCATGACCTCGGGGACGGTTGGTGCGGCGCTCGAGGCGGCAAACCAGGGCACCCCGGCCCTCGCCTTCTCCCTCCAGGTCGAGGACCAGGGGGACAAGTTCGACGATCCCCAGTTCCACCGGCAGAGTTTCGCGGATGCCAAGAAGGTGGTGCAGGAAGTGACCAGGACCTTTCTTTCCCGGAAATTTCCACCCGGAGCCGATGTCATCAACGTCAACATACCATCTCAGGTGCGGGGAGGATACGAGGTGACCCGCCTCTCGGACAAGCTCTTCCGGACCGGGGTTGAACGGCGCATGGACCCCCGGGGGCGGCCTTATTTCTGGATAAACGGGCCGCTGGTGGACGATGCCGATGAAGGGACCGACGTGCACGCAGTCCGGAAAGGAAATATCTCGATCACCCCGATTACCCTCGACTGTACCGCGGGGACGGCTGAAAGTGAGCTGCGGCGGCTCTTTGGAAGCGAGGCTGGCAGGGCGGGGAGACCATGA
- a CDS encoding tetratricopeptide repeat protein, with amino-acid sequence MSLRATIVAIIVAGYCLVSLVSAGCDACSAAPEGGWGPPDFSDDPTWGASLEDLVDYFGGSSTGGGTGGGDAGSSQDTPGGSSSSGTDGASPGSGSSSSHGGGSVEDGLVWRLKGDDLSGKGLYEESAGAYRKALDYDPYALRSWTGLGKVLLELGQPGEAATAFQKAIKLDPAEATLYEHLGDALSAAGSHEEAVASYQRALAINPAITGVAEKIRSAKDALAGVPAEPGAATLPEPDQTQPAPPQTTGAREMVEVEELPLPTQSVFPGMAAVLAILAGAVFLAGRKT; translated from the coding sequence ATGTCATTACGGGCAACCATCGTTGCGATAATCGTTGCTGGATACTGCCTTGTTTCTCTTGTCTCGGCAGGCTGTGACGCGTGCAGCGCCGCGCCGGAAGGCGGGTGGGGTCCCCCTGATTTCAGTGATGACCCTACCTGGGGAGCATCCCTGGAAGATCTGGTAGACTATTTCGGTGGTTCTTCGACAGGTGGCGGGACGGGCGGGGGTGATGCCGGAAGCTCGCAGGATACGCCGGGCGGGAGCAGCAGCTCGGGGACAGATGGGGCTTCACCAGGGTCCGGGAGTTCATCGTCCCACGGCGGAGGTTCTGTTGAGGATGGCCTTGTCTGGCGTTTGAAAGGGGATGACCTGTCCGGTAAAGGGCTGTATGAAGAATCTGCCGGGGCCTACCGGAAAGCCCTCGATTACGATCCCTATGCCTTGAGGTCCTGGACGGGTCTTGGAAAGGTACTTCTCGAGCTGGGACAGCCTGGTGAAGCGGCGACTGCGTTTCAGAAGGCCATAAAACTCGATCCCGCAGAGGCCACCCTTTATGAACACCTGGGCGACGCACTGTCTGCAGCCGGCAGCCACGAGGAGGCTGTTGCCAGCTATCAGCGGGCGCTCGCGATCAATCCGGCCATTACCGGGGTTGCTGAAAAGATACGCTCTGCAAAGGATGCCCTGGCGGGAGTTCCCGCCGAGCCTGGTGCTGCCACCCTGCCTGAACCCGATCAGACCCAACCCGCCCCACCACAAACAACAGGAGCCCGCGAGATGGTGGAGGTCGAAGAACTTCCTCTTCCCACGCAGTCGGTCTTTCCGGGAATGGCGGCCGTACTCGCCATCCTGGCCGGCGCTGTTTTCCTCGCGGGAAGGAAAACCTGA